The segment CCTCCCTCAAAACTTTGACCATTCGTCGATAAAGAGTGTGGATTTCAAACTTCGACCATTCGTCGATAAAGAGTGTCGATTTCAGTAAGCTTTACCTGCGCAATAGCTCTAGggtttatatttttttctttttcttttatagtAGAGATATCAATTTAGGTTAACAATATATTGTATGTTATGCACCTTTTCTGTCGATTTGCAATCTGTAGTCAATTAAAATTCAGTTGTGCCTAGGAATTATAATTTCCATTCATGGATAAGCTTATAATTAGGGCACAACTCAAAGACTAGTCTTCATAAGTTCATTTGCCTAATTGAAGGTAAATTAGATCGATTTTGAGTCCTAAAAGGGCCTGGTTTGGCCATTTAAGTGATGAAATGTTCCTACGTTAAGTTAATGGATATGGTCTATGGGTCAGTTAAACCGTTATGATTTAGTTAAATTGTTTTTTCTTGAGCCATTCTGATCTAGTTAACTTGGTTTTCTTGAATGTTTTCAGTTTAGTTGATTTTAAAGAAGATTAAACTTGATATTTCACCTTGTAGGCTGTGATTATGAAACCAAAGAAGCTACCAATGAGTAAATACAGAGGCAACAAGCAACATGAAATTGAACATTCATGTGATATGGTGGATCATATTAGCAATCTACCAGATTGTATTCTTCACCAGATTCTGTCATTTATGCATACAAAAGAAGCTGTAAAGACTTCCATATTATCTACAAGATGGAAGTACCTCTGGGTTTCCGTTCCTAAACTTGATATTGATGATGCAGTGTTGTATCCTAGAGAGATTGATGACAAGCATCCATCTAAGGTCACTTCCTTCATGAACTTTGTAGGAAGGGTCCTCCGGATGCGTGATGCATCGAATTTAGAAAAGTTCAGTCTAATATGTCGTATTTCCTCTGATGCATCACAAATAAAACTATGGATTTCTGATGCAATCTCGCACAATGTTCGGGAGCTTGATCTCTGTATAGTGGATATGATTTCATCTGTGCTTCCTAAGTCTATGTTTTGTAGCATGTCATTGACTAGCTTGAAATTAGAAGTAGAATGGATTAAAATCCCACCTCACGTTTCTTTTCCATGCCTGAAAAACCTGCACCTAGATTATGTTGGGTTCCTGAATGATGGTGATGCAGAACGACTTTTCTCAGGCTGTCATGTTCTAGAAAAATTGGTTTTATCATATTGCCAGTGGATTCACTTGAATCACAttgtgatttccatttccacctTAAAAAGCCTGACCATATTTGATGACTCGGACTTTGAGCCAGAAGATGATGATATTGGTTGTAAGATCAAGATTATTGCAGCAAAGCTTACATGTTTTGAATATATCGGACATCTATCAAACGAAATTCTCTTGAGTGATATACCTTCCCTTGTCAGAGCATACATTCACATTTCTCTCCCTGAGGAGAGGCAAAATGAAGTCACATGTCGAGCTGTTGATCTGCTCAAACAACTACGAAATGTTATGGCTTTGGGGTTATCTAATGTCACTATGGAGGTAACTGAAAAAACCTAATCTACATCTTAAGTTGAATATATCACAACTCACCTCTTTCTAGAATACTGTTAAGATTATGATTACTGACTTTTGTGTTTGTGTGTTCTGTTTGTTTTCCATGTAAAAAGTCTCTTATATTTACAGACATGCCGCTCCATTTACCGGTTTTCCCAAATTTGATCAATTTAACGTTGACTAAGGAGATCGAGAATTATACTTTTGGAGCAGTGATGAATTTGCTTTACTTCTGTCCAAATCTACAATTTTTTGGTCTCTCTGAGGTGGATTAATCTATATATTCATGccaatgattatatgatattaacataaggttttctaaaattttgtaCAGGGTTTCGAGAACTCCATGGACCTTGGTGAGGAAGATAGAGTCTGGTTATTAGTACCTATATGCATGACGAATTGCCTCAAGATTGTGACTTTCAAGAACTTTCATGCTACTGATTCAGAAATATGTTTCCTCAAACGTGTTTTGAAGTATGCAACTGTTTTGGAGAGGATGAATATCTGTTGGTCTAAGACTCAGGTAGGAGAACGAAAGAAGGAAACAGATGTCATAAAGGAGTTCGAAAAGGTCGAAAGTAGCTCTGCAGTCTTTGTTGTCAGGTTCACATGAAATATCAACAACTTGCATCTACTATTTGTATTCCTTTTTTAGTGTTTCCCAATAAACTGGGATTCTTTGGGTTTTGATCTGCATTAGGATTTCATAAATCATTGATTTGAAGGTTTGGattaaacatttcatttcatttcattATTTGTTTGCTGGCTTGAATTTCATGTCTATATTATCGTATTGCCACATCAGTTGCCTAGTTGGCAGAAAACAAACCGTTAAAACTGGATATTAAAGGTTAAATTGGTATAATTTAAACATTTTCTACTGGACTAATGGTGCGTTTGATTATAGAaaattgttttttcatttttgtaGAAACGTTTTCAAAAAATAGAGTTGAGTTTTATTTTTAGTTTCCAATGAAAGTTTTTTAAAACGCATTTGTTTGAAACCGATGGAGtactcttttattttttattgtagaaatttagaaaactttgaaaaactgtaacaatcatttttttttttaatttgcacacaatttggaaaacaattttttttttgaaaaatgagtCAACTAAaactttttcaatttttttatggaAAACTCCAAATGCACCCTAACCCTTTCTTCTCCAAAATAATTCTCTTGTCTTGTTTCATTCAAGTTCAAAACTTATCCCTAAACAACAATATTAACAACTTAATTAAATTTCAATATgttaatttccctaaaaatagcCTTTTTTACCCATAAAAAGAAAACAACGCACTTTAGATCTTTGGCTAAATTTCAGTTAACTCCCCCGAAACCTCTTCATTCTACCCCTAGTTAATAACGAACTAAACTCTTTGATTAATCACCATAAATGAAAAGTACCTTTGTTACCCCTAGTTAATAATGAACTAAACTCTTTGATTAATCACCATAAATGAAAAGTACCTAGCGTTACAAAGTGATACTATTTCAGTgattatttgaaattttgaatgtgTGTCAATTGTTGGTTGTTAAAATATAAAAGGATGGGATGTATGTTCTATGACGGATGTTGTTGAAACGGGTTTTATATGCCTTCACACACTTCCATTACAAGTGTGTATTCCGTTTTCCCTTTAAAGTTGGTTTTTCTTATTCTTGTTTATATTATTGGTATGAAAAAACTCGTTTGGTTTTCATGCTACATCATGTACATGTGTGATACATATCTGAGGGGCACATATCGTTG is part of the Lactuca sativa cultivar Salinas chromosome 7, Lsat_Salinas_v11, whole genome shotgun sequence genome and harbors:
- the LOC111877293 gene encoding putative F-box protein At1g58310, producing the protein MKPKKLPMSKYRGNKQHEIEHSCDMVDHISNLPDCILHQILSFMHTKEAVKTSILSTRWKYLWVSVPKLDIDDAVLYPREIDDKHPSKVTSFMNFVGRVLRMRDASNLEKFSLICRISSDASQIKLWISDAISHNVRELDLCIVDMISSVLPKSMFCSMSLTSLKLEVEWIKIPPHVSFPCLKNLHLDYVGFLNDGDAERLFSGCHVLEKLVLSYCQWIHLNHIVISISTLKSLTIFDDSDFEPEDDDIGCKIKIIAAKLTCFEYIGHLSNEILLSDIPSLVRAYIHISLPEERQNEVTCRAVDLLKQLRNVMALGLSNVTMESLIFTDMPLHLPVFPNLINLTLTKEIENYTFGAVMNLLYFCPNLQFFGLSEGFENSMDLGEEDRVWLLVPICMTNCLKIVTFKNFHATDSEICFLKRVLKYATVLERMNICWSKTQVGERKKETDVIKEFEKVESSSAVFVVRFT